The sequence TACCTCTTTGCTGCCACTATGAAAGCCACAACACCTGCGACTGAGATCACAATGTTCACCAGGAAATAAACCAGTCCAGCTTTAGGGGAGGTCTGCCAGAAACTAAACGGTAAAAGAATTCCAAGAACACCAATCAACTGAAAAAGTCCTTTAATGGCAAAAAAAATTCCGATGAGAAATCCTTTCATAGAGTGAGGGCTTTGAGCACAGATGAATTCAAACACTCCACCATAGATAAATACATAGGCCACAGCAACAAGGACTTGCTGAATAAAGAGAAAGTAAGGGCTGAGATGAAGGGTTTGATCAAATACAAATCGGCCACGTTCATAGATAATCTTGACAGGAGCAAACACTGAAGTAGCATTCTGGCCACCAGGAAGACAGTGACCAATTGTATCAACAAAAAGTGAGCAAAACAGACTAACAGTGATAAGACAAAGACCAATTCCAATTCGCCTCAGAATACCAGGGAAGCACTTTTGTAACAGAGGATGAATAAACTTGAGAAAAATGGGAACAAAAACAACGAGAAACACAGGGTAAAGAGTGGTACCATTAGCGAATATGGAGTAAAAATTAGCCTCCGTCTCTGTATCCATGTGATCTTTCAGTATATTAAGAAAGGGTTCTGCAGCAATATCGGCCATAAAAAATAGTCCTAGTGCAAGAAAAATAAAAACAATTCCAAAAAATgatttcacattctccacctgCTCAGTAGTGAATGGTCCTCCATACTTGTCCTTGCCTAGATCCAGTCCAGTGGGTATGTCATCCTCCCAGAATGTAAAGGCACTGCGTTGAATAGGAATcttgtttcttcttgcaaaGCCGACAACTCGTGCAACCTCTTTGTAAGGGTTACCAATGCCAGTGTCAGTAACAAACCACCTACGCTTAGCAACACAGAAAGTTACTGGTACACAAATCAGCTCAACTAACAGGATAAGTCCAAATATAAAAAGGCTTAAGAAACCAGTAGCACTAACTGCACTCCATATCAGTTTTCCAAAGCTTATTCCAATATAGAGTGTGAAGAGAAACCAGTGAATGAAGAGAAAGCTGTCTTTAGAAGGAGAATCATTTAATTGGTCAACCCCAAACTGAATAACATTGGCTAAAAATCCAGCAAATGCAATCCATAAGAGTATAAAAAAAAGAAGTCCAAGAGCACCATTCACTACTCCCACTGAAATGATGAAATTGGGGTAAGGTAAATGTATCAAAATTGGTACCATAATAGCATTTACAATGACACCGATAACAGCCACAGTCAAGAGTCCACACCACATGGTACACACACTACATCTCACAACTTTATATCTTCCATATCGAACATCTGCCAAGTATCCAGCTAGAGGATAGAAGAGGAGCCCGAAAGCAAATACAGCATATATACAACTACCTGTCACCCCATTGGTGAGATAGCTAACTTTTAATGGTGACGTTACAGTAATAATGTTATAATTTCTCAAGAGGAAATCGAGTAAGAAATAGTTTTCAGGAATCAGAAAGGTGCCGTACACAATAGACATTAAAGCAGTCCAAATAAAGATCATTACTGCAGCCTTTGACTTGATCAGCACACTTTTTTTCTTGCCATATTTCTTGTGATTACTTGTCACGAGTGGTATGGCTTCAGCGGCATCTCTGCTGGCATCTGGTGCAGGAGTTTCATGAAGGGAAGATTGCTCTATAGTTCCTTGCTCAAAAGTAGCCATTAAtgtcttacatgtacatgcagtgagtgaCTAATAAAGAAATGCTCACTAAATGATGCAGAGTTACACCCATTTTAAAAGCAATTCAGATCAATACAGCATTTAAGAGCATGATGAATTTAATTATGATctgtgacatcataattactaCCTGTTTTACTTCCGTAGTAAAaatgtgctgagctggcatgctgtttactatgaagtcaatgtaaaatcattgcgtttttgcagcctctgcattctgcaatatAAGCGCTGttattctaaataaaggaagtttgtgaaatattgaaataagagctacacaatggtttttgtcccagagagtgaTTGTCAACTGTCAGTGAGCTCGCTAGccttgaagatacctactacatacacagtaagtgcagtatagAGCAGCAGTAGTAGATCTAGAAGACAAACTACTGCTCAAGGGTGATGGAACGCAACAACTACATTGTAGGCATCTGCAGAATTAGGCAGATGTGGTGTTCCATCATGTCCATCTTGAGCATTTATAGTTTGCAGATCTAAGAGGCAACTAATGCTCAAGGATGATGGAACAACACATCTATTCTGCAGATACCTACCGTGTAGCAGTGGTGGTCCACCATCCTTGAGCAGTAGTTTACCTTCTAGATCTACTACTGCTGCTctatactgcacttactgtgtatatagtaggtatcttcaaggCTAGCGAGCTCACTGACAGTTGACAAtcactctctgggacaaaaaccattgtgtagctcttatttcaatatttcataaacttcctttatttagaataaCAGCGATTATATTGCAAAAACGCAATGattgacttcatagtaaacagcatgccagctcagcacattTTTACTACGGAAGTAAAACAGGtagtaattatgatgtcacagACCCTAATTAAATTCCTCATGCTcacgagcatgctgactataaaagggcGTGCCGTGGGCAGCTCAGACCGGAAGCaaccaaaaaatgacaaaatggCAACAATGAATATTCTTGAGTCTTGCAAAAAGACGCCCTTGACAGTTATAATGCACATTCTTTACATTTTTACATTCTTCTTTTGATATGCCTTCTTCCGCTCTCTCACGAGATAGTAGACTAGACtagcaagccactcccttttctctgattggacgggggcgggagaaaagggactggtgactctgggacacattttgtgtctctaccagaatttgggtagagattattcattgatttttccacgtgatccaaaaattgcgtgaggttaagtagaattgcgtagcctgcaaaagtgatcgcgggcttcttagctacagtttaagaatggatgctagtgctagaaaagagaagatgatggagtaataacatcatcaggcattcagctaggatatagtcatctaagacaccagcagagattagcttgttttagttttacgtgatgagaactggcagccgaaagtcattggttgcctaaagcttttaataacctgtacaatacaagacagataatggcagagggcagcagttgaattgagagtag comes from Halichondria panicea chromosome 3, odHalPani1.1, whole genome shotgun sequence and encodes:
- the LOC135333703 gene encoding solute carrier family 15 member 4-like, with the protein product MATFEQGTIEQSSLHETPAPDASRDAAEAIPLVTSNHKKYGKKKSVLIKSKAAVMIFIWTALMSIVYGTFLIPENYFLLDFLLRNYNIITVTSPLKVSYLTNGVTGSCIYAVFAFGLLFYPLAGYLADVRYGRYKVVRCSVCTMWCGLLTVAVIGVIVNAIMVPILIHLPYPNFIISVGVVNGALGLLFFILLWIAFAGFLANVIQFGVDQLNDSPSKDSFLFIHWFLFTLYIGISFGKLIWSAVSATGFLSLFIFGLILLVELICVPVTFCVAKRRWFVTDTGIGNPYKEVARVVGFARRNKIPIQRSAFTFWEDDIPTGLDLGKDKYGGPFTTEQVENVKSFFGIVFIFLALGLFFMADIAAEPFLNILKDHMDTETEANFYSIFANGTTLYPVFLVVFVPIFLKFIHPLLQKCFPGILRRIGIGLCLITVSLFCSLFVDTIGHCLPGGQNATSVFAPVKIIYERGRFVFDQTLHLSPYFLFIQQVLVAVAYVFIYGGVFEFICAQSPHSMKGFLIGIFFAIKGLFQLIGVLGILLPFSFWQTSPKAGLVYFLVNIVISVAGVVAFIVAAKRYHELCNVRKYIEEVYEKDVRHNVDFEDLDVHFQSGPDTETEC